In Helianthus annuus cultivar XRQ/B chromosome 9, HanXRQr2.0-SUNRISE, whole genome shotgun sequence, the following are encoded in one genomic region:
- the LOC110879504 gene encoding NEDD8-conjugating enzyme Ubc12 yields the protein MIKLFKVKEKQRELAENSNGKPPVKKQSAGELRLHKDISELNLPKTCSISFPNGKDDLMNFEVTIRPDDGYYIGGTFTFTFQISSIYPHEAPKVKCKTKVYHPNIDLDGNVCLNILREDWKPVLNINTIIYGLYHLFTEPNHEDPLNREAAAVLRDNPKMFESNVRRAMAGGYVGQTFFTRCI from the exons ATGATTAAGCTGTTCAAAGTCAAGGAGAAACAGCGGGAGCTTGCTGAAAATTCCAACGGGAAGCCTCCTGTTAAGAAGCAAAGTGCGGGCGAGTTGCGTCTCCACAAAG ATATAAGTGAACTAAATCTACCGAAGACGTGCAGCATATCTTTCCCAAACGGGAAAGATGATCTCATGAACTTTGAAGTAACTATTCGCCCTGATGATGGATACTATAT AGGTGGCACCTTTACATTCACCTTCCAGATATCATCCATCTATCCTCATGAAGCACCAAAGGTCAAATGCAAAACAAag GTATATCATCCCAACATCGATTTGGATGGAAACGTGTGCCTCAACATTCTCCGTGAAGACTGGAAGCCGGTCCTCAACATAAACACCATAATCTATGGCTTGTATCATTTATTCACT GAGCCGAACCATGAGGATCCACTTAACCGAGAAGCAGCTGCGGTGTTGAGAGACAACCCAAAGATGTTCGAATCGAACGTTCGGAGAGCAATGGCAGGTGGGTATGTGGGCCAGACATTCTTCACCAGGTGCATATAG